ctacctgtgtgCACTCATTGATACCGGAATCTTCCAcaagctgtgagtactaacaacagCCTTTGttcattgtttatgttcataatgatcattttgagGGAGTGGCTTTAGAGGAAGGCCTGAAGGAGTGTTAGGGACTTTACCTCTTGATTTAGGGACTTCTGGAGCTGTTGCTGCTGGGTACTTTCACTGGGAAAGAGTTGTCAACACTGGACTGGGTTTATAGGTTGCATAATTTTATAAATCGAACgcactcttgctagtttcttaagattaccaaccctgcctttaagaaaaaaataatgcacCAGTTTTATCCGTTCAGTTTCTTCACACCACATGTACAGTGTTGTATGTCTACTGCAGTGATACTCAGCTTACGAATCGGGTGTCGGGTGACCTGCTGACCTTTTTCTAAGTCACAAGTTAAAATAAAGTGATTCACAATGGGGATTGTTTTGTACATTTAAAGTTGCAGTGGGTAgagatggagcaaatatgatcacggtcactatatcctgatagtagtgcatgagacaggtaatggagaaaaagaaatcaagtgcctctgtgtcctccggtgctcctaaggGCATCTGCCAGAAAAATTAATTAAGAATGTAAACATCGTTGTGACTACGTATGAGTTTAAGCAGCCAAGAATGAACAATCATCTACGAGAGCTGTGGTTTTGAGGTGCAGAGTTAGTGCAGGAGGTGCGTGGATGTCAGGTGGAAGAATGTGGAGAGGAACTGAAATGAGGAAACAAACTAAAGTGCTGTCGTAAAAGGTGCCTccaaaaagaaaagttgttATGTCATCGTGTGATGACTGGTCAAAATGATTACATGTCTTTCACCATCAAccctttttgttttcattatgtaaagcttgtgtttaaatgtttgaacgGACTTGCTCCTCTGCCTTTCTGCAAATACATCGTGAGACTACAGAGCTGTAGCAGATCCACCAGAGCAGCTTCAAGTGGCAATTGTAAAGTTCAATTCTGCAAAACATCTTCTGCTCAGACAGCTTTTTCCGTGAAAGGAGCGAAGTCTTGGAACTCGCTATCTGATCACTTGAAATTTGCAGCAAACTTTACCACTTTTAAGAGAGCAATCAAATCCTGTTTAATTCAGCGACAAACCTGTACTCATGCCtagtttttaaatgtaatgtttttaaatgtgtgctttattgtatatatttattttttctgtacccatttctgttttaatttcttattttcacaaaaagcccttctagggacaggtgttgcaaattagcatcTGCCATAAGCActatgatactggcatcagatatgtttttaagttgtctatgTACATTGTATTCGTCCCTATTAAATAAACCATGAGAGAtgtattataaattaaaattcacctttgagctttcatgtaaagtcatatacAGTTAACAGAAAATGtgccacaaaatgacaaaaaccctgcaacaataaaagaacCTGCTGTAGCTCAGTGAAAGAACAACTAATTGTTCTTACtcgtcatagatatttatggaatatacatgtatgtctgacatatttttataattgaatggatcatttttcATGTGATGCTCAAAcgatgaaaacatttttaaaagttgtGAATAGTATGACAGTTTCATTGAgagtcaactcatcagttttgattgACAAGACATGTGCAAGTTGTTATTGCACTGACTCTTTGTGCCAAAACGGATGGAGCCAGGCTTCACAGTCACCTGTCAAACCTGTTGCATCGCTATATAAACAAGCACTGAAAATAATGgatcaaaaacaaatgaaatggcACCACTGTTTAATTCTGAAAAAGTATAAGCTGCTCAGTTTTGATCAAGTTTTCTTTTatcaaattgatttttaaatgacCCAGCTGTAATTTGTCCATATGTCACCaaaatgaataccaatagataatagccactaggggatcaacaAATGGTAACTGCAGAGTGACACAGCACAAAACAACCTTCAGGTCGGTCATCTTTTTCAGTGAAAGGAACACATTTCTGGAACGCCCCACCAacggaaataaaaatacaacctgacctgaaaacgtttaatgaaaaggtgaaacactggctgaaactaaaccaaactgtgtttattgattgggaacatacagtacatatgtaaattgattgtaatgtacaAAGTTGTACtatgtgattttatgtaaaatgtgattctgtatttttttatttttttattattatttattttcttcttcttaaaagcctaaccagggacaaggtctgcaaatcagctacggctagaagtcctatatacgttgcatcggttgcactttaaataagtgtaacaatgcctacatgtattgtccctgtcaaataaactaataaataaataaataaaaacacatgtaatttgcttgaatgaatgacaaATTCTAAACTGTTGTGAACAAAAAACTAATTGTTTAgagattttacatttttgttttgaaaaaaaaaaaaaatcgtattcAAGAAATGAGAAAAGCTGTAATTATAAAGTGCTTGTGATGCTGGTGATGCGTGGTGATGCgtggtgatgctggtgatgcttgtgatgctggtgatgcgtggtgatgcgtggtgatgcgtggtgatgctggtgatgcgtggtgatgctggtgatgcgtggtgatgcgtggtgatgctggtgatgctggtgatgcgtggtgatgcgtggtgatgcttgtgatgctggtgatgctggtgatgcgtggtgatgctggtgatgcttgtgatgctggtgatgctggtgatgcgtggtgatgcgtggtgatgctggtgatgcttgtgatgctggtgatgcgtggtgatgcgtggtgatgcgtggtgatgctggtgatgcgtggtgatgcgtggtgatgctggtgatgcttgtgatgctggtgatgcgtggtgatgcgtggtgatgcgtggtgatgctggtgatgcgtggtgatgctggtgatgcgtggtgatgcgtggtgatgctggtgatgctggtgatgctggtgatgcgtggtgatgcgtggtgatgcttgtgatgctggtgatgctggtgatgcgtggtgatgcttgtgatgcgtggtgatgcgtggtgatgcttgtgatgctggtgatgcgtggtgatgcgtggtgatgctggtgatgctggtgatgcgtggtgatgcgtggtgatgcttgtgatgctggtgatgcgtggtgatgcgtggtgatgcttgtgatgctggtgatgctggtgatgcGTGGTGATGCTTGTGATGCGTGGTGATGCATGGTGATGCTTGTGATGCTGGTGATGCGTGGTGATGCgtggtgatgctggtgatgctggtgatgcgtggtgatgcgtggtgatgcttgtgatgctggtgatgcgtggtgatgctggtgatgcgtggtgatgcgtggtgatgctggtgatgcttgtgatgctggtgatgcgtggtgatgcgtggtgatgctggtgatgctggtgatgcgtggtgatgcgtggtgatgcttgtgatgctggtgatgctggtgatgcgtggtgatgcttgtgatgctggtgatgcgtggtgatgcttgtgatgctggtgatgctggtgatgcttgtgatgctggtgatgcgtggtgatgcgtggtgatgcgtggtgatgctggtgatgcgtggtgatgctggtgatgcgtggtgatgctggtgatgcttgtgatgctggtgatgctggtgatgcGTGGTGATGCGGGGTGATGCGGGGTGATGCTGGTGATGCTTGTGATGctggtgatgctggtgatgcgtggtgatgcttgtgatgctggtgatgcgtggtgatgcgtggtgatgctggtgatgcgtggtgatgctggtgatgcgtggtgatgctggtgatgcttgtgatgctggtgatgcgtggtgatgcggggtgatgctggtgatgcttgtgatgctggtgatgctggtgatgcgtggtgatgctggtgatgcGTGGTGATGCGTGGTGATGCTGGTAATGCGTGGTGATGCgtggtgatgctggtgatgcgtggtgatgcgtggtgatgctggtgatgcgtggtgatgctggtgatgcttgtgatgctggtgatgcgtggtgatgcgtggtgatgctggtgatgcgtggtgatgcttgtgatgctggtgatgcttgtgatgcgtggtgatgctggtgatgcgtggtgatgcgtggtgatgctggtgatgcttgtgatgctggtgatgcgtggtgatgctggtgatgcgtggtgatgcgtggtgatgcgtggtgatgctggtgatgcttgtgatgcgtggtgatgctggtgatgcgtggtgatgcttgtgatgctggtgatgcttgtgatgcgtggtgatgctggtgatgcgtggtgatgcgtggtgatgctggtgatgcTTGTGATTCTGGTGATGCGTGGTGATGTGGTGATGCgtggtgatgctggtgatgctggtgatgcgtggtgatgctggtgatgcTTGTGATGCTGGTGATGCGTGGTGATGCGGGGTGTTGACGGTAGAGGGCGACGTTGAGCTTCACCCGGACTGTCAACCGGAAActgttcagcagcagcagaagaagaagaagaagaaggaagtgaGGCGGGTGTTACTTTCAAAACAACACGTGTTggtgttgatcagtgtttctgcTGTCAGAGCTGGTGTTGAATTTATAAACCGTTTTCTTCGGGAAAACAGCGAAAACGTGGAAATGGACGGTGAGTTTCATTGTCGAAGAGTAAAAGTAAAGTTTCAGTTTAAAGTAAACGTAGTTTATGAATGTTATACATCCATTAAACACCTCTTTATCAGTATAGTATCTGTGTAGAGCTgctggaggaagaagaagcaAAACAGTGCAACACAttcagcaccaaatctgtgtaacaaataatATCAACCCAGAAAATAACTgttgagacataatagagcatgtggATGATCATCattatacttctatcataatgtgcTTAACCCTTATACACCTTTACAATTAACTCTAATgaaataattcatgtttatttatgatTAATGACTATAATAACTTAAccctcagtgctgagctgcatctcaaattaacctccaggttcccagctttcagataatgtacaccacttctatgtgacatctactgttgacctgctatctcccctaaagaccccctggaccccctaaaaagagactaaaacaggtctattgtgggtctcagagggttaaataccACAGAGACATCATTACTCTCATCAGTgcagtgttttgttgttgtatgtgctcatatgtattgttttattttacccCCAGTAACATTAGTAACCTCGTCATACAGGCTTTTGCTGAGTTCTGGCTCCAAATTACTAGAAAACTGATCCAGGCAGCTTTAATAAAAGAAGTCAAATGTTAATTGTAGCTTCTGTACAAGAACTTTGCCTAAATAAAACTTCAAATTGTATTTGAAATCAGAAACTGTCCAATCAAAGAGTAAGTAAACAAGATAATGACTCTGACCCTGACCAGATATTCAACGGCAGCTTTCAGTATGTGACAGATGTTGATACCAAAACGTGTTGAGACTCGACACCAATCTGAACCCACAGAAGAAGACAATGTTCTTCTTGGTCTGGAACGTGACATAGCTCATCAGCCGGTGTCTGATCTTCTGGGGAGAAGTAGGTTAAGCTTTTGTTGGCTGAGATTCGTTGTTGTTATCAGTGGAGCGTAAACTATCTTTATACTTTCTCAGTCTAACTGTACTGAACAGCGGTGCAGCCGGTCCAACAGGTCTGTCTACTCTACGATAAGAATCTCTTAGATCTCCTCTTTGACATTCACGCGGTCACTTCCCTGGCATCACATCTGCTGTTCATACTTTGGATTTGGTTCCCTTGAGGCGGTGCAGTCTCTGTATTAAGGTTACCACAGGACAACTGAGATCCTCATTCATCAAAGTCAGAGAGAAGTATCTGTACTTATCATTCAATGGCTTATTCACCTCTTTAACACCGAACCAGtctatttaacatttttcaatTGTGGAAGCGGCAACTGTCTTTGCCGTCTTATTTGCTGGGGGTGGCGTTGGTGACGGCCCGGGATCTGGGGtgcttttgctttgtttttttcaaaatcttGGGGGCAGTTTTTGCCCTTCCATTATGCTTTTTAGGAGCACTATGAGATTTCTTGGGCTGTTTTTTTGCCCTTTTCTCCCCCCTAATGTCCTACACTGACTGGTCTACAGAATACAATGGTAGACTGAGAAGTAGGACTGGGcgatatatcgatattatattgatatcggGAAATTAGACTAGATaccgtcttagattttggatattgtaatatggcataagtgtcgtcgtttcctgttttttctttttttgtatattatGTTTATTGAAAACTTTTGATGACAACATGTAAAccaaacaaaaatcaaaacccATAACCCAACCTACAAAttcacacacctgcacacattTACACCCGGGGAGGAGTGGTACAAATAATTAAGAGAGAATGATCTAAAGTGTGCCAAGTACAAATTAGAATCATACatgtcattacatacagtatcattCACATGTGATTGTTAAATGCAAGCCGTCCATAACGGGGAGTTTTCAACAACagaacagagaaaaggaaaaacaaaacaatcaatataTGAAAACAAATGCTGTCAAACTTCTGTTCCTGTTTTTAAACGcttcattacagtaaagtgatgtatttttctgaacgtaccagactgttctagctgttcttaTTGTTTGCCTTAACCTATTTAGTCAtaatatccacattactgatgattatttatcaaaaacgTCATTGTCGACGAGAGAAGTAAAGTTTCAGTTAAAAGTAGACCTAGTTTATGAATGTTTTTGACCCATAAACCTGTCTGATAACCAACTCTTTATCAGTATGATATCTGTGTAGGGCTGCTGGAGGAAGAAATAGAAAAACAGTACaacaaatggttaaatttagcaccaaatctgtgaaaCAAATAATATCAACCCCAAGAATGACTgttgagacataatagagcatgtggATGATCATCattatacttctatcatcatgttctaaacccttatacacttttacaattaattctaatgaaataattaatgtttatttatgattaatgactagaacaacttgacccatcacattaaatattttgtaaaagcacaaatagtcaaccctacactATCGATGTATTTGGTcaaagggagagaagggagcTTTTACCACAGCGGTGTTTCAGTGGTGTGAGTAAAGTTGAAATCCAACAACAAGGTCAACAGATTAGATGACGGTCCAGCTACAGATTTTTCCCCCTTCGTAGTTTCTTTGGCTTCTTTATCCGGGTTCTCACGCACTCTCTGGGAAACCAGATGTTTTTTTCGTACAGCTTTCCAGTCCCCACAACAGCTGGCTCTGAACTTTAGTTCATGAAAGAAGTTGGATAGGACAGCAATGGGGACATTTTCTAGTATGATTATACTGACTTTAGAGCTCAATTAGTTAATCAACTCTGACTTCATGGTTAATTAGTTAATAGGAAAAAATAACAGATGGACTAATCgatcatgaaaataattgttagtttcagCCAAAATGTACGTTTTGTTTGGAGACAGCTTTAATATTGCTAGTAGTAATAAGAtagaagttgttgttgttgttgaagttgAGTCTCTGAGGCCGGCTCCTGGAGTCTACGTTGGCCCAACAACCACTCCTGCATTCTGGTCCAGCTTCTCAGTGAGTTGATCCGGTTGTGTGTAACGCCAGTTTTGTTTGTCCCGTTCAGCGGAAGCACTTCTTCGAGCCCCGATTCCTCCGGATCTGGTGAAGCTTCTTGGTGTCAAGGTAAGCAGATACCTCTGAGTTCAGTTTCCAGTCATGTTGTGCAACTTTCCTGCAGAAAAGAGAGTGACACGAGATCTAGTGATGAAACAATTTGTTGATAAATCGATTAGTCAAGAGTAAGTTAATCTGCAACTCTTTTGAGGATTCCTTGATTGAGTAAATGATTATAGTGAtgatagtaaaataaatatctttggttttggactgttggtcggccACAACAAGCCATTTTAAACTACAAATTCATAACAAgaattttcactattttctgacattttatatttgtCTATATACAATCATATGTGAAAATATATTTGACccttatttttcaaaatgtatgtttaaaatatattttttagggctgtcaaagttaacgaaaTAATgctagctgttgttgcctgttgggctgcagtttgtcatgttgtgatttgagcatgttgttttatgctaaatgcagtacctgtgagggtttctggacaatatctgtcattgttttgtgttgttaattgatttccaataagaatcatatacatacatttgcataaagcagcatatttgcccactcccatgttgataagagtattaaataattgataaatctccttttaaagtacattttgaactgaaaaaaagtgtgactaatttgccattaaatattttaatcaattgacagccctaatttttttgcatttgttttgatCTGTAGttaacatttgtatttatttgttagtttATTTAACTGGGATAATACAGATAACCATTGTTAGACTGGTTAAACAGTTTATTTCAAAAGCTTGACCAAACTGTACAGACTGGACTAAAGTAAATCTACGTTTCACATCTCTGTAAATGTCTTTGGCGTCGTTGTCTCATTTCCAGTCTCAGACCCAACGTAAAGCAGAGGCCTTCACCCAGGCGTTCCTGAAGAACAGCATTCAGCAGCAAGCGCGTGACGAAGAAGGTCTGAAGAACATATTGAGTTACAAGGCTCTGATTCTGGGCTACGCCAGGCCCAAGAAGGACAAGTCCAAGAGGACCAGCAAGAAAGCCAAAGGACTGAACGCTCGGCAGAAGAGGGCGATGAAGGTCTTCCAGATCAAGCCTGAGCACCAGAGGTTGGTGAGGGAGGAATCTGAAGGATGGGACTGTCATTGAAATGTATTTGGAACATTTATGGTCATCATGACTGCATCCAAGTATTCTTGTGATACATTTCCCATTTAGCCAGATGTTTTCCTCCCCAGCATCACCGTGTTTATCATCATCACTGTAGGTACGAGCTGTTCCTGCCTCTGCATGAACTCTGGAGACAGTACGTTATTGACCTGTGCGGCGGACTGAAGCCAACGAGGTAAATCAGTTTGGAACTCCACAGATGTGAACCCCTGACGTTCCTCATTAACTGCTTTACaagtcttttgttttgtttttacagtaatcCACAGTTTGTGCAACAGAAGCTTCTGAAGGCAGACTTCCATGGTGCCATCATCTCAGGTAGATTTTTAGTTTTCTCAAAAATTAACACCACGATGACTTTAATCAGTATCATTgtcaatattgcaataccgcaCTATTGAGaagccaaccgcaggggatggaaagtaaccgccacaaccgctatgttcacattttttcttttttgacttCTATTTACACTATGTTACAAACACCAGCAGCGTGACGAGGAgctgagcgtctattctgcacacgtttggtgttttttttctggtcggCGAGAGTTGAAAAACATTCAACTTTTGATAAAACGCTGCGCTCAGCGCCGTCCAATCACGATGGAGAtggggcgggacaaataccacaacGACCAACCGTCACAGTCCTCATGTGGGCTACAAGTAttgaacaacaacaatggaggataAATTATTACACACAGACCCgcgggtccgtcctctctccctataCGTGCTTCAGCCGTCctttcatccagagcaagtccTCTACCGTCTGccgacatttttacttctgcgGATATTCCATATCATAGCAACCGGACGCAACCAAAGTGTCCCAGCTGAAAAAAACGCTTCGCCTCATTGCACTTCTTTGTTCTGCAGTTAACAATAAACaactat
This window of the Sebastes fasciatus isolate fSebFas1 chromosome 2, fSebFas1.pri, whole genome shotgun sequence genome carries:
- the pop4 gene encoding ribonuclease P protein subunit p29, yielding MDAEALLRAPIPPDLVKLLGVKSQTQRKAEAFTQAFLKNSIQQQARDEEGLKNILSYKALILGYARPKKDKSKRTSKKAKGLNARQKRAMKVFQIKPEHQRYELFLPLHELWRQYVIDLCGGLKPTSNPQFVQQKLLKADFHGAIISVVRSKCPSYVGTTGILVQEFKHVFKIITKEDKLKVIPKRNSVFAVEINGFVSHIYGSKFEQRASERSAKKFKVKGTIDL